The following are from one region of the Elgaria multicarinata webbii isolate HBS135686 ecotype San Diego chromosome 13, rElgMul1.1.pri, whole genome shotgun sequence genome:
- the PAF1 gene encoding RNA polymerase II-associated factor 1 homolog, with translation MAPTIQTQAQREEPGHRPNSHRALPERSGVVCRVKYCNSLPDIPFDPKFITYPFDQNRFVQYKATSLEKQHKHDLLTEPDLGVTIDLINPDTYRIDPNVLLDPADEKLLEEEIQAPTSSKRSQQHAKVVPWMRKTEYISTEFNRYGVSNEKPEVKIGVSVKQQFTEEEIYKDRDSQIAAIEKTFEDAQKSIAQHYSKPRVTPVEVMPVFPDFKMWINPCAQVIFDSDPAPKDTSGSAALEMMSQAMIRGMMDEEGNQFVAYFLPVDDTMRKRKRDQDEEMDYAPEDIYEYKIAREYNWNVKNKASKGYEENYFFIFREGDGVYYNELETRVRLSKRRAKAGVQSGTNAVLVVKHRDMNEKELEAQEARKAQLENHEPEEEEEEEMDLGKEPQGSDEEPEKGSESEKEASEAEEDEEGRSASESEPEASEVEGAGAEESEEDERAARDKEEIFGSDDDEDDDSEQEGGRPEGDEEESGSEDEEDEDEEGGSRRQQQRHGSRSPFLSGSDRSNHEDEDEEEGEASASEAPSESSEEGSDSD, from the exons ATGGCGCCCACGATCCAGACTCAGGCGCAGCGGGAGGAGCCGGGCCACAG GCCCAACTCCCACCGGGCGCTTCCTGAGAG GTCAGGGGTCGTGTGTCGAGTCAAGTATTGCAACAGTCTCCCCGACATCCCTTTTGACCCCAAATTCATAACATACCCATTTGACCAGAACAG GTTTGTACAGTACAAAGCCACCTCCCTGGAGAAGCAGCATAAGCATGACTTGCTGACTGAACCTGACTTGGGCGTCACCATCGATTTGATTAACCCCGACACATATCGCATCGACCCGAATG TTCTTCTGGATCCAGCTGATGAGAAGTTGCTGGAAGAGGAGATCCAGGCGCCCACCAGTTCCAAGAG ATCCCAGCAGCACGCCAAAGTGGTGCCATGGATGAGGAAGACTGAATACATCTCCACAGAGTTCAACCGTTACGGCGTCTCCAATGAGAAGCCAGAGGTTAA GATTGGGGTGTCCGTCAAACAGCAGTTCACAGAAGAGGAAATCTACAAGGACAGAGACAGCCAAATTGCGGCCATTGAGAAGACCTTTGAAGATGCTCAGAAATCC ATTGCTCAGCACTACAGCAAGCCTCGGGTTACTCCCGTGGAGGTCATGCCCGTCTTCCCCGATTTCAAG atgtGGATCAACCCTTGTGCTCAGGTCATCTTTGACTCTGACCCAGCACCCAAGGACACCAGTGGTTCGGCTGCCCTTGAGATGATGTCTCAGGCCATGATCAG AGGCATGATGGACGAGGAAGGGAACCAGTTTGTGGCCTACTTCCTTCCCGTGGACGACACGATGCGGAAACGCAAACGCGACCAAGATGAGGAGATGGATTACGCCCCCGAGGACAT TTACGAGTATAAGATTGCCCGGGAATACAACTGGAACGTCAAGAACAAGGCCAGCAAAGGCTACGAGGAGAACTACTTCTTCATCTTCCGGGAAGGTGATGGAGTCTATTACAATGAATTGGAGaccag agTGCGACTGAGCAAACGGCGAGCCAAGGCCGGGGTGCAGTCGGGCACCAATGCTGTGCTGGTGGTGAAGCACCGGGACATGAACGAGAAGGAGCTGGAGGCACAG GAAGCCCGCAAGGCCCAGCTGGAGAACCACGAGCccgaagaggaggaagaggaggagatggaCCTGGGCAAAGAGCCACAAGGCTCAG ACGAAGAGCCGGAGAAAGGTAGCGAGAGCGAGAAGGAGGCCAGCGAAGCGGAGGAGGACGAGGAAGGCCGCTCGGCCAGCGAGAGCGAGCCGGAGGCCAGCGAGGTGGAGGGAGCAGGTGCCGAGGAGAGCGAGGAGGACGAGAGGGCAGCCCGAGACAAGGAGGAGATCTTCGGCAGCGACGACGACGAGGACGACGACTCTGAGCAGGAAGGGGGCCGGCCGGAAGGGGACGAGGAGGAGAGCGGCAGCGAGGacgaggaggacgaggacgaggagggGGGCAGCCGGCGCCAGCAGCAGCGCCACGGCAGCCGCAGCCCCTTCCTCAGTGGCAGCGATCGCTCCAACcacgaggacgaggacgaggaggaaGGCGAGGCGAGTGCCAGCGAGGCCCCCTCGGAGTCCAGCGAGGAGGGCAGTGACAGCGACTGA